Proteins from one Paenibacillus amylolyticus genomic window:
- a CDS encoding histidine kinase dimerization/phospho-acceptor domain-containing protein: protein MLNKHQISTTVEFGTLAVLATIAIIFLISYLGSALYRNRDDSLLLLGLVCLLYALYNGMISERVLSMVNAEISFSTLYKLKDFCSVACLGLLIFYFYRFKTGILSGLLTTVILIMFGAYLCMVALLPISVYGIVAPYVVVTYTLILLWLLYQCAAQFLLSEKGERLSAFLWYAALLSITLYCLDINLFSISLKENMNIGQFSIVLFSILMLFLAVLRFFESYRTVRALKDQLLLLDKVKDDFLSNTSHELKTPLNAIVNISESLLKGAEGPLTDDQAHNLAIVTGSGRRLTYLVDELLDYSKMKHGDIPLHRSSTDLYSFVESVMRMHAFLLGAKRWNSLIASRLISRQSMRTATD, encoded by the coding sequence ATGCTGAATAAACATCAAATCAGCACAACTGTCGAATTCGGCACGCTTGCTGTATTGGCTACCATTGCGATCATATTCCTCATCAGTTATCTGGGGTCTGCACTCTACCGAAACAGGGACGATTCCCTGCTGCTGCTTGGTCTGGTCTGTCTGCTGTATGCACTCTATAATGGCATGATCAGCGAACGTGTGTTATCCATGGTGAACGCAGAAATCTCCTTTAGCACGCTCTATAAATTAAAAGATTTCTGCTCCGTGGCATGTCTGGGTCTGTTGATCTTTTACTTCTACCGATTCAAAACAGGCATCCTGTCCGGCCTGCTTACAACAGTGATCCTGATCATGTTCGGCGCTTACTTATGCATGGTCGCGCTCCTGCCAATCTCGGTCTATGGGATTGTTGCACCATACGTCGTCGTGACGTACACGTTGATCCTGCTCTGGTTGCTATATCAATGCGCAGCACAGTTTCTATTGAGTGAGAAGGGTGAACGGCTGTCTGCTTTTCTATGGTACGCGGCTCTCTTAAGCATCACACTATATTGCCTGGACATTAACCTCTTCTCCATCTCACTTAAGGAAAATATGAACATCGGGCAGTTCTCCATTGTGCTGTTCAGCATCCTGATGCTGTTTCTGGCGGTCCTTCGATTCTTCGAGTCATATCGTACGGTACGCGCGCTCAAGGACCAGTTACTCTTGCTGGATAAAGTAAAGGATGACTTCCTGTCCAACACCTCGCATGAGCTCAAGACACCATTGAATGCGATTGTCAACATCAGTGAGAGCTTGCTTAAAGGCGCAGAAGGTCCACTTACCGACGATCAGGCGCATAACTTGGCGATTGTGACGGGAAGCGGCAGACGATTAACCTACCTGGTCGATGAATTGCTGGATTATTCGAAAATGAAACATGGCGACATCCCGCTCCACCGTTCTTCGACCGATCTGTACTCGTTTGTCGAATCGGTCATGCGGATGCACGCCTTCCTGCTGGGCGCGAAAAGGTGGAACTCGTTAATCGCATCCCGGCTCATTTCCCGCCAATCTATGCGGACGGCAACCGACTGA
- a CDS encoding ATP-binding protein has product MELVNRIPAHFPPIYADGNRLIQILHNLIGNAVKFTEQGTVSIEAAVVHGKAEIRIIDTGRGIGTDKLEHIFLPFEQEADTGPIVAGGTGLGLSITRKLVELHGGTIHAESAPGLGATFILTFPLAEGKGEKRSNVMPLTIAPAGPGKRLLQYEEPTIVEGPLNEWIIVVDDDSANLQTIVNLLKLEGYSYAVTASSPSVLELLDQLPAAHLVIADIMMPDMSGYELLERIRARYSPSELPVLMLTASNKAHQLKLALEKGANDFVAKPFESEELLARIGGLIRMKTSVQAARDAEISFLRSQMNPHFLYNALNAIAELCVDAPNRAEQLILQLSSYLRRSVHFKHLDSKTSLMNELEMIEAYVAIEQARFGSRLEVIIDVDADVDRNMDIPPLTLQPLIENAIRHGLMSSINGGRVMLSIRNLSDTETRFTIEDNGVGITRQRMEEIRQSTDGSNGVGLWNISSRLNLLYGRHLQMESLDGEGTRITFDLPNQRLGTDGNGGYET; this is encoded by the coding sequence GTGGAACTCGTTAATCGCATCCCGGCTCATTTCCCGCCAATCTATGCGGACGGCAACCGACTGATTCAGATTTTACATAACCTGATCGGTAATGCCGTCAAATTCACGGAACAAGGTACAGTAAGCATCGAAGCTGCCGTTGTTCATGGCAAAGCGGAAATCCGCATTATCGATACCGGCCGCGGCATTGGTACCGATAAACTGGAGCATATCTTCCTGCCATTCGAGCAGGAAGCAGATACCGGGCCAATCGTTGCGGGAGGCACGGGTCTGGGACTAAGCATTACACGCAAACTGGTCGAGCTGCATGGCGGAACCATTCATGCGGAATCGGCACCCGGCTTGGGGGCCACGTTCATCCTGACCTTTCCTCTCGCAGAGGGTAAAGGAGAGAAACGATCCAACGTGATGCCACTTACCATAGCTCCTGCTGGCCCGGGTAAACGGTTACTGCAATATGAAGAACCAACGATTGTGGAAGGACCTCTCAACGAATGGATCATCGTTGTGGACGACGATTCGGCTAATTTGCAGACCATAGTGAATCTCTTGAAACTGGAAGGATACAGTTATGCGGTTACTGCAAGTTCCCCTTCTGTACTGGAACTGCTCGACCAGCTTCCTGCCGCACATCTCGTCATTGCAGACATCATGATGCCAGACATGTCGGGTTACGAGTTGCTGGAACGAATCAGGGCGCGCTACTCTCCTTCCGAGCTGCCCGTGCTCATGCTGACGGCGAGTAACAAAGCCCATCAGTTGAAGCTTGCCTTGGAGAAAGGTGCCAATGATTTCGTAGCAAAACCATTCGAATCAGAGGAATTGCTGGCACGGATCGGCGGCTTGATCCGAATGAAAACCTCCGTCCAGGCTGCGCGGGATGCGGAAATATCCTTTTTGCGATCACAGATGAACCCGCACTTTCTGTATAACGCCCTGAATGCCATTGCGGAATTGTGTGTAGATGCGCCCAATCGGGCAGAACAATTGATTTTGCAATTATCGAGTTACTTACGACGGAGTGTGCACTTTAAACACCTTGATTCAAAAACAAGCCTGATGAACGAGCTGGAGATGATCGAAGCATACGTTGCCATTGAACAAGCTCGCTTTGGCTCAAGGCTGGAGGTCATTATCGATGTGGATGCAGACGTGGACCGGAACATGGACATTCCGCCCCTCACGTTACAACCGCTGATAGAAAACGCGATTCGTCACGGCCTGATGTCCAGCATAAATGGCGGTCGCGTCATGTTGTCCATTCGTAATCTGAGTGATACGGAAACACGTTTCACTATCGAGGACAACGGAGTTGGCATAACCAGACAACGGATGGAGGAGATTCGGCAATCCACGGACGGCAGTAACGGTGTGGGGCTATGGAATATCTCCAGCCGCTTGAATCTGCTGTATGGCAGACACCTTCAGATGGAAAGTCTGGACGGCGAGGGGACGCGGATTACATTTGATCTTCCAAACCAACGTCTGGGCACAGATGGAAACGGGGGTTATGAAACATGA